AGGAGTCAGCATGGAATATACAGATCAAATCAAAAACAGAGTAAAACGAATGGAAGGTCAGCTTCGTGGGGTTCTTAAAATGATGGAAGAAGGAAAAGACTGTAAAGAGGTTATTATGCAGCTTTCTGCAGTTCGCTCAGCTGTAGACCGTACAGTTGGTGTAATTGTAAGTTCCAACTTGGTAGAATGTGTACTAGACGCAGAGAAAAATGGGGAGAGTACAGATGAATTGATTAAAGAAGCTGTCAGTCTCCTCGTCAAAAGCCGTTAAAATTAAAACAATTAAATGGGTTGACATAAAAAAATTTCTCTTGTAATATACCCGTAGGGGTACTGGTAATTACGAAAACAGGTTAAGATAAAATATATAAAATTTATTAGGAGGAATTATTCATGAATATTGCTAAAGTATTAGATGCAAAAGGTCTTGCATGTCCAATGCCAATCGTTAAGACAAAGAAAGCTATGAACGATATTGCCTCTGGTGAAGTACTAGAAGTAGTAGCAACTGATAAAGGTGCTAAAAATGATTTAACTGCATGGGCAGCATCAACTGGACATGAGCTTGTAGAATCTAAAGAAGAGAATGGAGTATTTACATTCTACATTCGTAAGGGATAATATTTTTTTTGCAAACTTATATACCCATACTGGTATATGTAATTGATATAAGGAGGAGAAACAATGTCAGAGAAGAAAAAGACAACGATTGTATTATTTAGTGGTGATTACGATAAAGCAATGGCAGCATACATTATTGCGAACGGTGCAGCTGCTTATGATCATGAGGTAACCATTTTCCATACATTTTGGGGATTAAACGCACTTCGTAAAGATGAAAATATCAATGTTCAAAAAAGCTTTATGGAAAAAATGTTTGCGAAAATGATGCCTAGAGGCGCAGAAAAGATGGGTCTTTCAAAGATGCATTTTGCTGGCTTTGGACCAAAAATGATTAAAGATGTAATGAAGAAACACAACGCTATGCCTTTATCACAATTAGTTGAAATGGCACAAGAGCAAGATGTGAAACTAGTTGCTTGTACAATGACAATGGATCTTTTAGGTCTTAAGCAAGAAGAACTTTTAGATAACATTGAATATGCTGGAGTTGCTGCATACTTAGCTGATGCTGAGGATGGAAACGTAAACCTATTTATCTAATTAGAGGGGGGCTTTCTCCCTACATAATATTGAAAAGGAGGGATTGATATTTGGATTTTTTACCTTATATCGTGATTGGTTTATTCGTAGTATTCATGCTAATGAGAATGCGCCCAGCAAAGGGAGTTCGAAATATCACGACAACACAGTTAAAAGAAGAATTAAAGGATAAAAGTAAACAATTTGTAGATGTTCGTACCCCTGGTGAATATAAGGCCAACCATATTCGAGGGTTTAAAAATATTCCCCTTCACCAGATTGGACAAAAGGCTACGAAAGAGCTTTCCAAAGATAAAGAAGTAGTTGTTATTTGTCAAAGTGGTATGAGAAGTCAAAAAGCAAGTAAAGAGTTAAAAAAAATGGGATTCACTAAAATTACAAATGTAACTGGTGGCGTAAGCGCCTGGAGATAATAAGGAGGTAAATAGAATGAAACAACTAACTGCCAAAGAAGTAGAAACGATGTTAATTGAGAATAAAGATTTAAATCTTGTGGATGTCAGAGAGGTAGACGAAGTGGCGGCTGGAAAGATTCCTGGTGCTATTCATATCCCTCTAGGACTACTTGAATTTAGAATGCATGAATTAGATAAATCAAAAGAATATATTATGGTATGTCGTTCTGGTGGAAGAAGTGGGCGTGCATGTCAACTTCTAGAGTCAAATG
This DNA window, taken from Bacillus carboniphilus, encodes the following:
- a CDS encoding rhodanese-like domain-containing protein; this encodes MKQLTAKEVETMLIENKDLNLVDVREVDEVAAGKIPGAIHIPLGLLEFRMHELDKSKEYIMVCRSGGRSGRACQLLESNGFKVINMAGGMLDWEGKTE
- a CDS encoding DsrE/DsrF/DrsH-like family protein, producing the protein MSEKKKTTIVLFSGDYDKAMAAYIIANGAAAYDHEVTIFHTFWGLNALRKDENINVQKSFMEKMFAKMMPRGAEKMGLSKMHFAGFGPKMIKDVMKKHNAMPLSQLVEMAQEQDVKLVACTMTMDLLGLKQEELLDNIEYAGVAAYLADAEDGNVNLFI
- a CDS encoding sulfurtransferase TusA family protein: MNIAKVLDAKGLACPMPIVKTKKAMNDIASGEVLEVVATDKGAKNDLTAWAASTGHELVESKEENGVFTFYIRKG
- a CDS encoding metal-sensitive transcriptional regulator, with protein sequence MEYTDQIKNRVKRMEGQLRGVLKMMEEGKDCKEVIMQLSAVRSAVDRTVGVIVSSNLVECVLDAEKNGESTDELIKEAVSLLVKSR
- a CDS encoding rhodanese-like domain-containing protein, encoding MDFLPYIVIGLFVVFMLMRMRPAKGVRNITTTQLKEELKDKSKQFVDVRTPGEYKANHIRGFKNIPLHQIGQKATKELSKDKEVVVICQSGMRSQKASKELKKMGFTKITNVTGGVSAWR